In Segatella copri, the DNA window AAAGAGCTGCCAGACCCTGGTTCAAGTCGTATTCATTGATTTTCCAGGTTCGCTTCTTTCTGAAAGAGTAATGATCTCTGTAACTCTGGAGCGAAAGTCCCTTGTAAAACAGGGTCTTCAACACCCCATCCTGCAGGATTCTCATCTCTACCAGCAGTTCCGTATCTTTAACTATTATCCATGTTCTGTATCTTTGTATGATGTCTGCAATCAGGTAATACGTCTTCTTGTTCATCTAGAGACCGCAGTTGAAATCATTCATGATCTGTACGTGTTCTCGCTTAGCCCGGAACGTGCCGCGACGCTCGTGCAGACGGAGGTCTTCAAAAAGATCTGCCGACATGAGTTCGATGGAGTTGTAAATTGTCACATTCAACTCGTGGATGAGTCCATCGGCGGAAGTCTTGCAGTTGATCTTGAACATCCTTTCGGTGACCGGATAGCAGTAGGCGCAGCATTCATGTCCGAACACCGTATGGACTGATGGCTCCAGATGGTAGAGAATGGCAAGGTCGGCATTCATTTCGAACATATCAATCACCTTGTCTATAGGTTGTGGAATATGCACTTCGTAGGGAAGAATGGCATAATCTTCGTATGCCTTTATCTCGCCAATCCAATAATTGTCAATCAGCTCTGGCAACAGCATGGGGCCGGATGCCTTGAATTTGTAGATAGCTTCCTGTAACATGATAATGAAAGATTAGAGGGTTGATATGTAAAGACGCATCAGCTGGGCTGGAATCTTGTTGGACACTTCCTTGTTGACAAGGTGCTTGCCTTCAAGTCTCGTGATGATGGCAGGATAATCCTTGGCGATGTCCGTCATCAGCTGAGCCTGCTCCGGGGTGAGCATGGCAATGGCCAGCGCATCCATCGAGAGATAGGGCTGCAATATCATCCAGAGATAGGCGTTGGCTTGCATGGCATCTTTGATTTTTCCTTGCTTCAAAACGTCACGGCAAACCTGGGCGTTGAGAATCAGACGGCGGTCTGTTCGCATCGACATGAGGACGAGGGTCTCAGAAGCTGGCAGCTTATTCCTGGAAGCAGACTTGTAGATGGCTGAGCAGATGTCTGCCGTATGGTTGGTGATTTCCGTCATTCCAATGGATGAGCATTCGTCGATATGGGCGAGGAACGTACGGAAATGGCGGTCTTCCTCATGCAGGAACGCCACGAGTTCCTTTCTGGACTTGATGCCATGCGACTTAGTGCTCAGCAGGAATTTGGAGTAGTTGGCCAAGGCTCTGTGAACTTCCAGGTCATAGGCAGCCGATTTGTCCAATGTGGCGAAGAACTTTAAGGCATTTTCCTTCAGAGAGCCGAGTTCCTTGTTGTCCTTATATAAAGAGGTGTGGAGCTTCACATAAGCCACATCACTCAAAGTACAGTTACCAGTCATCCCCAGAAGTTCTGTGCGGATGGAGTCTGAAATCAGATCATACTTCATGGAAAGCCCACTGTGCGCATTGAACGAAGGATCCTTCCTGATGTAGTTCAAGACGGTATCTCCATACTCGCGCCACTGGTTGATGTAGTCTGCAAGATGCTCTGCATCAGAGTCTGAATGCCCTTTCATAGTTTGAAAGAAAGCCTGGTATTGTTTCAAGGCATCTTCAGAAGACTTGAAATCATATTGACGACTTCCACTGCATGAGGTGATCATGAGTAAGGCACATAAAAAAAGCAAGTGAAAGAATAAACTCTTCTGAGTCGTTTTTCTTTCACTTGCTTTACTTTCTTTCATTTGGTTTTTGAGACCTGTTGCAGAAGAGTTACCGAGGTAACCGACAAAACTGTTCAACTGTACTGTATTCCCATTATCCATTGGCATGTAATTGAAAATTTTGCGTGCAAAGATACAGATAAAATTCCACATTAACGACACTACAATCAGACTTTATGTTATTTTATGTTTCATACTCTTTGCAGTATGATTCTTGAAGATGTGCTCCTATTTTATAAATTAGGTTAAATCAAGTCTGCTGAACCAACAAAAACAGGCAGTATGAATCCATTTCTGAATATAATTTGTATCTTTGCAGAAGAATCGTGCCTGAGCAGGTGTTATCCTGCCGTAAAAAGGCGCATAACTATCAAGTTATCAGTCAATAAAACATTTTGATATGGCAAAAGTAGGCTACATCATGGCTACATCCCAGTATGACAAACTGGAAGAAGACCGCAAATGGATGAACGAGTTCGGTTGTGTAAGAATCATCGAAGAAAGTGATGATAACGAACGCCACAGACCGCTGTGGAAACAACTGATGGCAGCATTGCAAAGAGGCGATGAACTCGTGATTCCGAAATTTTCCAACGCCTTGCGTGGCAGTCGTGAACTGGCAATATTCCTGGAATTCTGCCGGGTCAAGGTCATTCGCATCATCAGCATCCACGACCGGATTGACTCCAGCAACATCCTGTTTCCGGAAACCAAGCCATCTGACGTATTGGTAATGATGGGTTCCCTGCCCGACGAAGTCCTTGCTCTCAGGAAATCTGCAGAGCATGTGATAAAACTTCAGGAGAAGATGATTGTGTCCCTGCCTCCTGTTTCTGCCAGCAAGATGCAGAAACTCGACAGAGAGAAGACTGTAGTGAACCTCTATGTTGCCGGACATCCGATAGATGAAATCTGGAGAGCCAGCGGATTCAGAAGCAGAAGTTCCATATTCCGCATTCTCAACAAGAACGGAATCAAGCTGAATAGAGGCAACCACTCCGGACCTATCAAGAAAAGAGACACAAAGTAAACAAGACATTGAAGATTAGAGCATGAAGAAGATATTATTCCTACACGGATTCTTCGCTACGGGCAGCTGTCCGATGGCGAGAGCCTTGAAAGAGGCGTTTGAGGGGACGGCGGTGGTGCTGACTCCCGACCTCCCTTTGCACCCCAAGGAGGCACTGAAGGAGATTCGCTCCACCATCGACCGGGAGCAGCCCGACTTGCTTCTGGGCAACAGCTGCGGCTCTTTCCTCGCCCAAATGCTGGCTCCTGTGGTGGGCATTCCTGCCCTGCTCGGCAATCCGTATTTCATGATGACGGAGTTTCTGAAGGAGCGAATCGGCGAGCATGAATACAAGGCGCCGAGAAGGGACGGCAATCAGCAGCTGGTGATTGACGAGGCGCTGATAGAGGAGTTTGCAGAGCTGGAAGCCGTGCAATTTGACCATTGCAACCCCTATTATAAAAATCGTGTGTGGGGACTTTTTGGTGAGCAGGACACCCTGGCTCACTTCTCCCCTCTCTTCCTGCAGCATTACAACCAAGCCTTCCATTTCCCTGGCGGTCATACGCCTACTGAGCAGGAGGTGAAGACCTGGTACGCTCCCCTCGCCCAGAAAATGCTGATGGAGTTTTCAGCAAAGGAAGAAAGATATTTCCAGCACTTTAAGGGTGGCAAATACAGGTTCATCCATTCTGCCTTCGACTCTGGGACTCAGGAGCGCATGGTGGTTTATCAGGCTCTCTATGGAGACCAAGCCTATTGGGTAAGACCGGAAGATATGTTCTTCGGGAAAGTAACAAGGGACGGCAGAACTTTCAATCGTTTCACGGAAATAGACAAATAATTATGGAGACATTCAATAATGTAATAAACAGTGGCCAGCTTGTTCTGGTCGATTTCTTTGCCACCTGGTGCCAACCTTGCAAGGCGATGCACCCCATTCTGGAGCAGGTGAAGAGTGTATTGGGCGACCGCATCCGAATCATCAAGGTGGATGTGGACAAGTACGGCGTAACAGCAAGCCAATACCGCATCCAATCCGTGCCTACGCTGATGCTTTTCCGAAACGGAGAAAGTATTGTGGCGCACAAGCGGTGTGGTAGATAAAGCCGAACTGCTGGCTACGCTTGATCCATTCTTGATATAAAAGATGAAAAGAATAATCTTATGCGCATAATAGGAAACTTACTTTGGTGGCTCTTCGGAGGTCTCGAAGCTGCCATCGGTTATTTCACCGGAAGTCTGGCTCTTGCATGTACCATCATCGGCATTCCCTTTGCGATACAGACATTCAAGATTGGCCTGCTCTGCTTATGGCCTTTTGGCTCTACAGTAAGAGAATCGAATAGTCCAACTGGTTGCATTCGCATTCCGCTGAATTTACTCTGGCTGATTTTCGGGGGATTGTGGGCTTGCATCATGCATCTGTTCTTCGGCTTTCTCTTATGTATAACGATCATCGGCATTCCTTGGGGAAAACAGCATTTCAAGATGGCCGGGCTTTCGCTCGCACCATTCGGAAAGGATGTGGAGTTGGGATTTTAAAGTGATACAGATTGCGCAGATGACGTATTTGTACATAACAGACTCGGAGTATGTAGTCTGATTTCTGCATCAAAGTTTAACGGTCTGACTAAGCGACTTGTTAAAATAGCCAAAAATAGAACAGAAAAACAAATAAAAGTTCGTTTTCTATTCCAATTTTTACTATTTTTGCACCATGATAATGGATTTAGAACATATAGGTAACATACCAGTCAGTACTTCAGCTATAGCTTCATTGTTTACAAATATTGAAGCAGGGAATCAGAAAGTACGCAGTCTTGAGGCGGCTCATAAAATTATCCGACTCAAGAAGGGGCTTTATGTGGTAGCCCCAAATGTGTCTCGTGTTGCTCTATCCACAGAACTGATAGCCAATCATCTTTATGCCCCTTCGTATGTGTCAATGCAGACAGCATTACGTTATTATGGATTAATACCAGAAGCTGTTTACACTACTCAGTCTATGACACTAAAGCACTCCCGTAGTTTTGATACTCCTGTCGGGCGTTTTGAGTATAAGAACATGTCAAGAGAAGCCTTTTCAATAGGGATTACAAGCATCAACATGCAGAGTTACGCCTTTCTGATGGCAACACCAGAAAAAGCGCTCTGTGACTTAATCGCAAATTCTCCGAAGGTTAATTTACGTTACCAGAAGGATGTAGAGAACTATCTGGAGGAGGACATCCGAATGGAAATAGATGATTTCAGAAATATGGACATAAGTATATTTGAACGATATGCTCAGGTTGGAAAAAAGTCTAAATCCATAGAAACTCTAATTAAATATTTAAGGAAATGAACACAAACGAGATATTCAATCAAATGCTTTCGAGCTATGACATAACGACCGAGCTGCAAAAGCGCAATGCTATCTTTGAAGTCAACCAGCAGATTATTCTTTCTGGTCTTTACAATGGTGGCTTTTTCAACGAGGCAGCTTTCTATGGTGGAACATGTCTACGTATATTCCATGGATTGCATCGTTTCTCTGAGGATATGGATTTTTCCCTGCTTGCTCCGAATGAAAACTTTGATTTTACACATTATTTTCAGCCCATCATTGACCAATTCGCTATGGTAGGTAGAGAGGTTGAAATCAGAAAGAAGGACAAAAAGAACTTTGGAAAAGTGGAGTCTGCCTTTCTGAAAGACAACACAGATGTATATGACATTACATTCCAAACTGAGAAATCTGTCAAGATCAAGATTGAAGTTGATACTCAACCTCCTTTGAAATTCCAAACAGAACAGAAGTTGCTTCTGCTCCCCCAATCTTTCATGACACGATGTTTCACTTTGCCAGCCCTCTTTGCAGGAAAGATGCATGCACTGGTGTATCGTGCCTGGAAGAACAGAGTCAAGGGACGTGATTGGTATGACTTCGAATGGTATGTTCGCCACAATGTTCCTCTTGACTTTACTCACTTGTGCGAAAGAGCCTTACAGTTCAATCACGAAGAGCTTGACAAGGAGACGTTCCTTCAAAAACTGAATGAAAGACTTGCCACGGCAGACATGAATCAAATAAAGGCAGACGTATTGCCTTTTGTCAGGAATCCCAAAGAGTTGGATATTTGGTCGAATGACTATTTTATGGAACTTGCAAAAATGATCAGATTTGAATGAAAGAAACATTTAGAAAACATCTGGGTAGACCATTTTACAGGCAATCCTGCATCGGGAAGAGTCATGGAGAAATGCGGTTTCTCTGACACCGGAATGCTGAACAGATGCAGCCAGCTTGTGGGTGGCGACAAGGATATTGTCAAAGTGTTTAAGTACACAGGATAAAATATAAAATGAACATGAATTTTCCAGAAATATATTCAGCAACAGGCATGATGGAGCTGATTCAGAAAATCGGCTTCCTCCCCCTCCTCGACAGCGGCATTGAAGGATTCTCTGCCGAAGACATCGTGGCGGAGGATTGCGGTTACGTAAGACTTCCTGAAGGCGGTTGGGACTGGCCATTATGGAAATGGAAGGGCGAGATTGTGCAGGAAATGCCGTGTATGTACGGAAAGTTCTTCAACAAGAAAGCGGGATTCATCAGCCAGGAATGGTGGCCGGACTTCTGTAACTATAGAAGAAGCAAATACCCCCGTCCGGATGAATAATCGATAGAAGGAGCCATTCTCTGCACGCTTCAATCTACCGGCAGTCTCATCACGAGAGAACTTCGAGCTGCCTGTGGTTTTACCGGCAACCGACGCACGAAGCAAGAGCAGAGTGAAGCTTGCTTCAACACTGCCTTGCAAGAAGGAGGAAGACCGAAGGTCAAGGGAATGAGAAGCAAGTTTGACGGTTATCTCACCCGACTGGAAATGGCGACTTACATCGTGACCGAGGATTTCATCTACCCTCGCGACAAGCACAATCATGAATATGGCTGGGGGTGGTCGTTGCTCAATACTCCCGAAGATCTCTATGGCAGAGAGGCTTGCCAATGCAACCGTACTCCCCTGGAATCTTACCAGAGGATTTTCGAGCATCTGAAAGAAATCCTGCCTGACGCTTCGGATAAACAGATTATCAAATTAATAGGATAAAAATGACTTTACTTCAAGAAAGACTGTTCGCCATGCAGGATAAGCAGTATGCTGCTTTCCAAGCCAAACTGACACCGGGAGTGCCTGGGGAGAGTTTCATAGGCATACGTGTGCCTGTGCTTCGCAAGTTCGCAAAAGAGTTTACAAAGGAGACAGAATGCAAGGAATTCCTGCATCAGCTTCCTCACGAATACTACGATGAGAACATGCTTCACGGTCTCCTCATTTCTGAGGTGAAGGACTACGAGGAATGCATCCGTCTTACCGACAACTTCCTGCCATTCGTGGACAACTGGGCGGTTTGTGACATCATGTCTCCGAAGGTGTTTGCCAAACACAAAGAGGAGCTGTTGGCGAAGATCAAGGCTTGGAGTAATTCATTGCATGTTTATACTTGTCGCTTTGGAATAGAGACACTTATATCTCATTACCTGGATAAAGACTTCAAGACAGAATATCTTGAAATTCCTGCATCAGTAAGGAGCGAAGAGTATTACGTAAAGATGATGGTTGCCTGGTTCTTCGCCACCGCCCTTGCCAAGCAATGGGACACAACAATTCCCTACATCGAGCAAAACCGTCTTGCTCCCTGGACGCACAACAAGACCATCCAGAAGGCCATCGATAGCTACAGAATCACGCCTGAGCAGAAGGATTATCTGCGGACATTGAAGATAAAATAATTATGACACAAGATACTTCTACATATTACGTTTGGATAGGTGGCTCATGTGATTATGGCCATAAAGAGCGAGCTGGTGGTGCTGCCGTTGTGATTGAGCATAACGGAAGCATCATCAGCCGTGATGTAATCAGCGACCTACACACCACAGAGTTCCGCATGATGCTAACCCTCATGATCAAGGTAATGCAGAAAATCCCGGAAGGTTCCGACATTCTCTTCCTGACAAACGCTGCCTATATTCAGAACTTTGACAAGGCTCCAACATCAAAGTCTGCCAACCCGGACTTGATTATTCAATGCATCGAGGAAAAGAAAAGGCACAACTCTGTCGGGGTCAAAATCGTGCAATATCACAAAAGCCCATTGCTGATAGAGACCCATGACATGGCTACGGAAGCAATGGCAAAGACAAGGAAGGAATTTCATCAGAAGCCGTAATAAACTTTCTCCTTAAACTTTCAGGCAAGATTTGCGTCTAATTCTTAGATGGTGTTTAGAAATCCATCACAACTTAGGTATTGTAAATTTTTAATTTGTAGCTTATGAAAAGAATTTTTCGAAAATTGATGATTGCCATTTGCTGCATGGTTTCATGCAATATGGTGGCGAATGCGGGCAACGACAAGCCTATTTCTGTAAATGCACTTCCTGTCAAGGCTCAGACCTTGCTCAGTAATCATTTCAATGGTCAGAAGGTGATGCTTGCTACGATTGAGTCTGGTGTTGTCAGCAGAAGCTTTGATGTTGTTCTGCAGAATGGCACGAAGCTGGAGTTCGACAAAAAGGGAAATCTTACTGAGATTGACTGCAAGCAGGGAATCGTGCCAGCCCAGCTGATTCCGCAAGCCATCAAGAACTACTTGAAGAATAATTATGCAGGACAATCGGTGAAAAAGATTGAAATAAATAAGAATGAATACGAGGTGGAACTGACTAATGGATTGGATTTGACCTTCAACAAGCATTTCCAATTAATAGATATTGACTGATAAGCAGTTATATAAAAAAGTTACGGAGACAATTCATATTCTCCGTAACTTTTTACATTTTCATCCCATTTGTTTTTGGGAGCATTTCACTCATATTCATTTCCGGTCATGGTCATTTCCGGTCATTTTCATTCCCTATTGCCTACTTATTCTTCAGATAATAAGTAATTCCACGTTTCACATTTTCCTTTACGGCTTTGCTGGAGTAAGTAGCTCCTGTAACACCGTCTATTTGGGCAGAAGCAGCCTTGCTGGCTTTCATGCCATTCCATTTGTTGAGCAAACCCTGTTTTACTTTATTGAAGTAGTTGGGAGTCTCCCTGTTGGCAAGCGGCTTGATTTCTACAATTTTACCTTTCTTGATATAGATAGAAAGAGGGGTGTTGCCACGAAATCCTTTTACGTCTTTACACAGCGTGGTGGTGTTGACGATGTAAGTACCATCAGCTTCCTTGGTCATGACTTCAGAATGAGTACTTTTGGCTGTTGCAATCATGCTGTTAGCCATTCCCATGCTTAGCATGGCTGCTAAAATCAAAGTTATTTTCTTCATCGTATTCCGTTTGTAATCTTCTTGGTGTCCCACTTATCCTTTGGCTGCTCCGGTTCATCAGGATAACCGATGATGATGCCATTCAACGGAATCAGATTTCCCGGAAGATTCAATGTTCTTGAAATGCCGTTCACTTTCTTCTGGATAGGATAGATTGTTGTCCAGCAGGCACCCAATCCCATGGCATGAGCAGCCAGGAGAATGTTTTCGGAAACGGCTGACAGATCCTGTACCCAAAGTTCCTTGCCCTGACCTTCAGCCATACGGGTGGTGTCAGCGCAGACGAAGATGAAGAGCGGAGTCTTCTTGATGTCCTCTGCATGAAACTTGTTGGATTCTGCATATTTCTCGATGTCCCGTTGATCCTTCAGAACCACGAAGTGCCACGGTTGCATGTTGCCCGATGTAGGTGCAGCCATACCGGCACGGAGCAAGGCTTCTATCTTGGCCTCCTCTACTGGTTGCTGTTTGAATTTTCTTACGCTCGTGCGGGTCATGATATTCTCCATCACCGCCTTTGCACCAGCATTGTCCTTCACTGCTTCCTGGATGCTGCCAGGAAGTGTAGTCTGTGCTTCTGCCGAAGCAAAGCCCATAGCCGCCAAGGCGACTACGAGCATTTTATTGAGTTTATACATATGGTAAATAAGTTTTTGAAAATACAATATGATTCATTATTTAAGAATTGTAATAGCCTTGAGCAAGTCACCATTGCCGAAGGTCATGAATGGAGTTGCTACACCTGTAGTTGCATCTATCTTATAGATAGTTGGAGTAACGGTAGAAGCACTCTCGGCACGGCTAACGCTCTTTTCAGCATGATTCCAGCTTCCACCAGAACCGCTTCCTGAACCACCATTCATGCTTGTAGGTGCAGCCACTGGCAGGTAATAAGCATCAGCATAACCGTCGCCCCAGCCAAAGGATACGGCAGAGGCATCTGGAAGTCCACTTACCCATGTCAATGTCTTGGCTTCCATATCCACTACCGCCATCTTGCCAGAAGCATCCATGTTGCCATACTTGTTCTTGTCGAGATAGAATTCCAGAAGGAACTTGCTGCCACTGATGTGGAATACCTTGCGGAAACGGTAGCCGTCTGACGCAGCAAAGATATTGAACTGATAGTTCTTATCAAACTCAGTCTCACCCTTCCTGATGCGGAGAGCACCCACCTTGCCGTCAGTGGCACTGGAACCTGAGAATACATAGACATTGCCTTTGTCATCGGCTCCGCTCTGAGTGTAGCGAACAGAACGCATGGCTCCAACTGATGTGCCGATGCGATTATCATAAATCATCTTCTTGACGTTCAGGCTATAGTCGCAGATGGCAACAGCGGCAGAATCACGATTGCTGTAGTTTACGACCATTGCCACCTGGTTGTCGCCCATATCCACGATGTTTGAGGTGTTAGGGTTTACCTCATCGATGGCATACTGGGCAAGACCTACGGCGATGTTGTTGCCTGCACCGTTCTTATCTACAACCATAGAGTATGGCTGACTGATTTGGGCTGCATACGAATAGGTGCCAAACGTTCCTGTATTACCGAAAGCGGAAACCAGGACAGGTGAACCAACTTCTACCACCTTGCCATTCTCTACCTGATAACTGCGAAGACCAGCCTTCAAGCTTCCGATACCTTCGGCAGAAGCACCACGGGCATAGATGTAGCCCGTAAAGATGCCCGTAGTCTTGTTGTAGGTTACCTGGGTGAAACTGTCATAACACTTCACTGCATCTGCAGCACCATACAAGTTTTCTCCATTCTTGGCTGTTGAAAGGTCATTATAAACCTTCATATAGACTCCACCGGTAAGGTCGGTAGCAGGGTCGCCTGAAGTTACGATAAAACTCATCTCTTTCGGGTCGATGACAGAAGCACCACTACCCTGCTCATTGTTGTTATCATCAGAGCAAGATGTGAATGTCATGCATGATGTAAGCGCCATGAGTGCAGCTGAAAAGAAAAATTTCTTCATAATTCTCTTTTTTTTACTTGTAAATATGCTTGTTAATTAATAAATTCAGTTCAACTTTCCGAGTGTTCTGATTTCAGTCGCACCCTTGATGCTGATTCCCTTGGTTGCCACTCCCGTTTCAGGATTCACCTGATAGATGGCCGCATCTTGTCCAAACTGGGTGATAGGAAGATAGATGACTCCATCTGCATACATCGGAACGCCACCTGTCTCTGCACCCGATGTGATGAGATTCCTCGCAGGGATTCCACTGAGCCAGGTGAATTTCTTGGTAGCCATGTCAACGATGGCAAACTGGTGTCCGGCTGTAATGGTACTGATATTCTTCTCGTTGTAGATTTCGAGCAGGAACTTGCTGTCTGTTATGTACCAAACACGGCGGAACTTGTAGCCATCGGCTGGAGTCTGGATGTCGAAATAATAATCCTTGTCAAATTCCTCAGCTCCCTTGTTGATGCGAAGGGCACCAGCCTTGCGGGTAGTAGCCGTATTGAATGCGTTGGAGAAGACATACACCGTGCCATCGTTGGTCTTGAATACTTCGTGGAGAACCTGAGAGCGATACTGTCCGGCAGCATAGCTGATTCGGTCGTCACGATAAACCTTCAGTACGTTCAGGTCTTTATCCATCTTTGCTACCCATACACTGTCAGGATATTTCACATCACCTATGCTGGAGCCATCGCCTGTTCCCGTCTGGTGGAATGCTGATTGAACCATGGCGGTGAGGAAAGTTCCGTCGCCATTGTCGATGATGCTGGAGAAGGTAACCTGCTGACCATTTCCGGTAATATCTTCCGTCCAGATGGTCTTGGTATGATCGAGCTTCACTCCATCGCTTGTGATGTTCCAGAAGGCAAAGGTGGCTCCGTCGTTTCGCTTGCCATCGGCAGAAACCTGTCCGCCTACGCTGGTAAGTAACTGACCGTTGAAGAAGCCATAGTTGGAGAAGCGGGTATCGATGCGGAACTCACCCAGCTTCGAGAACTGCGATTCATCCGATGTCCAGCGCAATCCATATCCCAGACCGGCAAACTGCTGCTGGTAAACCATGCCGATAGCATCGTGGTTGTTGAATACCCAGGTATATTCCGTCTGTGGCAATTCCATGATGTTGTTTCTGATGTCAAGATTGCCAGCAGTCAGACTGTTGGTCTGCATGATGTATTCCGTTCCATTGTCCGTCTTTACGGCAATGAAGTAAGAACCCTTTCCGTTCTTCACAGCTTCCTCAGAACCTGAACCCGAAGATGAACCTCCTCCATTTTCGTTTTCCGAACCACTATCTGCACCCAGAGGGTCTTCACTGCTGCCACAGCTGGTAAGAGCGCAACTCATTCCGAAAAGGCACAAGAATAGCCCTGTCACTGCCATTCCCGACAGTGATAAATAAGTCTTTTTCATTCTTTAAACGTATGTTACTGATTAATTATAATATATTCTGAATCAATATTTTCCAAAGATAACGCCAGCTCTATTGCTTATAAAATACATAGCGGAACTTGATGCTGAAACTGCGACCCGGCTTCTGAAGACTATAATTGTCATAGAGCAATGCATTGGTAAAGTTGTTTGCCTCCAGCGACACGTTGTATTTTCCGCCTTGTATTGCATAAACCAGGTTTGCATCATGGCTCAACTGCTCAGGCACATAGAGCTTGGCTCCTTCGCTTGCCCATGA includes these proteins:
- a CDS encoding DUF4374 domain-containing protein; amino-acid sequence: MKKTYLSLSGMAVTGLFLCLFGMSCALTSCGSSEDPLGADSGSENENGGGSSSGSGSEEAVKNGKGSYFIAVKTDNGTEYIMQTNSLTAGNLDIRNNIMELPQTEYTWVFNNHDAIGMVYQQQFAGLGYGLRWTSDESQFSKLGEFRIDTRFSNYGFFNGQLLTSVGGQVSADGKRNDGATFAFWNITSDGVKLDHTKTIWTEDITGNGQQVTFSSIIDNGDGTFLTAMVQSAFHQTGTGDGSSIGDVKYPDSVWVAKMDKDLNVLKVYRDDRISYAAGQYRSQVLHEVFKTNDGTVYVFSNAFNTATTRKAGALRINKGAEEFDKDYYFDIQTPADGYKFRRVWYITDSKFLLEIYNEKNISTITAGHQFAIVDMATKKFTWLSGIPARNLITSGAETGGVPMYADGVIYLPITQFGQDAAIYQVNPETGVATKGISIKGATEIRTLGKLN